In a genomic window of Macaca nemestrina isolate mMacNem1 chromosome 18, mMacNem.hap1, whole genome shotgun sequence:
- the LOC105491347 gene encoding NEDD4-like E3 ubiquitin-protein ligase WWP2 isoform X2 yields MIQEPALPPGWEMKYTSEGVRYFVDHNTRTTTFKDPRPGFESGTKQGSPGAYDRSFRWKYHQFRFLCHSNALPSHVKISVSRQTLFEDSFQQIMNMKPYDLRRRLYIIMRGEEGLDYGGIAREWFFLLSHEVLNPMYCLFEYAGKNNYCLQINPASSINPDHLTYFRFIGRFIAMALYHGKFIDTGFTLPFYKRMLNKRPTLKDLESVDPEFYNSIVWIKENNLEECGLELYFIQDMEILGKVTTHELKEGGESIRVTEENKEEYIMLLTDWRFTRGVEEQTKAFLDGFNEVAPLEWLRYFDEKELELMLCGMQEIDMSDWQKSTIYRHYTKNSKQIQWFWQVVKEMDNEKRIRLLQFVTGTCRLPIGGFAELIGSNGPQKFCIDKVGKETWLPRSHTCFNRLDLPPYKSYEQLREKLLYAIEETEGFGQE; encoded by the exons ATGATCCAGGAACCAGCTCTGCCCCCAGGATGGGAGATGAAATACACCAGCGAGGGGGTGCGATACTTTGTGGACCACAATACCCGCACCACCACCTTTAAGGATCCTCGCCCAGGGTTTGAGTCGGG GACGAAGCAAGGCTCCCCTGGTGCTTATGACCGCAGTTTTCGGTGGAAGTATCACCAGTTCCGTTTCCTCTGCCAT tcaaatGCCCTACCCAGCCACGTGAAGATCAGTGTTTCCAGGCAGACGCTTTTTGAAGATTCCTTCCAACAG ATCATGAACATGAAACCCTATGACCTGCGCCGCCGGCTCTACATCATCATGCGTGGCGAGGAGGGCCTGGACTATGGGGGCATTGCCAG AGAGTGGTTTTTCCTCCTGTCTCACGAGGTGCTCAACCCTATGTATTGTTTATTTGAATACGCGGGAAAGAACAATTACTGCCTGCAGATCAACCCTGCCTCCTCCATCAACCCAGACCACCTCACCTACTTCCGCTTTATAGGCAGATTCATTGCCATG GCGCTGTACCACGGAAAGTTCATCGACACGGGCTTCACCCTCCCTTTCTATAAGCGGATGCTCAACAAGAGACCAACCCTGAAAGACCTGGAGTCCGTCGACCCTGAGTTCTACAACTCCATTGTCTGGATCAA AGAGAACAACCTGGAAGAATGTGGCCTGGAGCTGTACTTCATCCAGGACATGGAGATCCTGGGCAAGGTGACCACCCACGAACTGAAGGAGGGTGGCGAGAGCATCCGGGTCACGGAGGAGAACAAGGAAGAGTACATCAT GCTGCTGACCGACTGGCGTTTCACCCGAGGCGTGGAAGAGCAGACCAAAGCCTTCCTGGATGGCTTCAACGAGGTGGCCCCGCTGGAGTGGCTGCGCTACTTTGATGAAAAAGAGCTGGAG CTGATGCTGTGCGGCATGCAGGAGATAGACATGAGCGACTGGCAGAAGAGCACCATCTACCGGCACTACACCAAGAACAGCAAGCAGATCCAGTGGTTCTGGCAG GTGGTGAAGGAGATGGACAATGAGAAGAGGATCCGGCTGCTGCAGTTTGTCACCGGGACCTGCCGCCTGCCCATCGGCGGATTTGCTGAACTCATCG GTAGCAATGGACCACAGAAGTTTTGCATTGACAAAGTTGGCAAGGAAACCTGGCTGCCCAGAAGCCACACCTG CTTCAACCGTCTGGATCTTCCTCCCTACAAGAGCTACGAACAGCTGAGAGAGAAGCTGCTGTATGCCATTGAGGAGACCGAGGGCTTTGGACAGGAGTAA